GAAGTGGAGAGGATTAAAAGAGTCCACGAGGCGAGTGAAAGAAAACTACCAAGACCTGTGTTTTTTACCTCTTCTGATAGCCAGACGAAACCACCACTGCAAGCAGGCTCACCTCCAAGGCATGTGTTAGTAAGACATTCTTTAAAAATTTTAGTTTCTGTTTAATCTCCTCCTTGTTGAATGTAAAACAGAGCTcgtaataataaaatatgtacattttcataCAGTGTTGATGATTATCTGTTGGCTTTTTTTCTGACTCCAGCGATCTTTCCATCCCGGAAGAATTCCTTGACCCGATAACCCAGGAGGTGATGCTGCTTCCCATGCTGCTCCCCAGTGGTGTGTCAGTGGATAACACCACACTGGAGGAGCACCAGAAGAGGGAGGCCACTTGGGGTCGACCCCCGAATGACCCCTTCACGGGTGTCCCGTTTACGTCAACCTCCCAACCTCTTCCTAACCCCCAACTGAAAAGCCGCATTGACCACTTCCTCCTGCAGAAAGGGATGATCAGGAGGGACGGGATGTTAGGGAGacaaggagatggagagaatcCACAGGCCTCAAGGCTTATAGCCTCCAAAGTAGATGAACAGTCCCAGAAGTCAATGTGTCTCAGTAAAAGCTCAACAAACAcgaccagaaacacaaacaggactaCACAACTAGAAAATACTGGATTAGGACACTCATCAGACAATGGGAATCACACGTATACCTCCCAGCCTCTTACTCCAGATAGTAAATCAGAGttagagagaagaaagaaacgAGACTTAAGTGGAATTTCCAAAGGATCAACAGAAGGGTTGGCAGCTGAGAAGCAACTACTACCTCAGACAAAAAGGCCAAGAAATGATGCAGTTTCGTGTGAGTATAGTATGTTTTGTGCAACATGTTCCCAGTCCCAACTTGTGAAATACAGCAGTGTGTTCAGTGACCATATGCTTCAAAACTACGATTGCTCTACGTACCCCAATGGCATCAGTTTTGACATGTAGGCCTTTGTGGTCATgttagcaataataaacatgCAACATCCAGTTAGCAACATCTGGTtggactttcaaaataaaacttgctGAAAACAGTGATAAACAAATGGTTAAAGAAACAGCTATAGCTTGGTTAGGTtaaggcaccaaaactacttggttaggtttggaGATCATTAGTTGTAGTTAGTTATGTTTGGTAACTTTACTTTCCTACATAAGTTAAGAATAAGTTGAGGATAATTTTTGGTTTCACACGGGATGCAAACTTCTGGGCAAAAGttctgtgtttgacccatccaaccacccaAACCTCCTCCGTATGTGGACCTTTCTTACTCTTTATactatgtcacctgacttcgACAGAACATTAGAGCAGTATTTTTCATGGGTGTCTCCAGAAATTATGCAAGATGGGTACGTCATAGTTTGAAGTGTAAAACCACTGAACAAGCTGCCATATTTGGCACATTGCGAGTGAGAAGCAGCTGATTTTGGAAGAATAAGATCCTGAAATATATCcttcttttttcctgctgacatgtctgctgtgtggaTTCACCACATGTATTCAGTccccagctgcagctctcaTGAGCAGCGTTTGTCAGCCAGCCTGGACGAGGCCCTGTTCTCTGCCCTGCAGGGACGTCCCTGCTTCACCTCGAACGTGTCCCAGCAGAAACGGGTTACTCCTGACTCTGAACCACCCAACACCTCACAGCACCGTCAGACTACAGGCACTCCAAGCATGCCAACAGGTGGGATTTAAAAAGAACCTCTTTGAAACACAGAAGATGTCACCCAAAAGCCACATTTGTATGACTTTCAATGTTGCTGGAATGTTGGGATGTGTTTCTGATGTCCAATGGTAAATCAATATAAATCCTTTGGCTGTTTCATTAATTTTTCCTCATATTTGTTTGCCAGGTGAAAGGACGTGTTCTGCATGTTCCTGTTCGGTCTCCGTTTACTCAAAATCTGCATCCTCCATCTACCGTCTAACCTGCACTCACTTGCTCTGCTATTCCTGCCTGCGGAGGGAATCGCAACCACTAAACTCTGTCACTGTATCGACTTCCAATCATATCTTGTGTCCCGCCTGCCAAAGCCCTACCCCACGCAGTGACATCGTTCGTGTGCATCACTGACACATGCCATAAAAGGCTCATCTACGCCTCGAAGCCAGTGAAGAAATGAGAACTGTTCTCAAGGTGAACACGGGATTGTACTGCAGATGTGGCGTGTTGTGGCCATGTTGAActcaaagtgtgaaaaaaaaaaaaaaacacttaacagcTAAAAGTTACGGATTGTACCCAGATAAATTGCGTGGTTTGAACtacctccacccctctcctttTGATGTGCACAATGTCTTCACAGATTACAATGT
The DNA window shown above is from Chelmon rostratus isolate fCheRos1 chromosome 5, fCheRos1.pri, whole genome shotgun sequence and carries:
- the ubox5 gene encoding RING finger protein 37 isoform X2 translates to MVLNLCLPHFYTTAHCDKLCADGYDVTNLVSADPALRRRGFKLEYFLRPPVQVTLKFGFQVELCRVDVQLWPWGMDRGQACKRLEISTSSDWLPSQTFGPGHKQVQQKEQMQMQVKNQSEQNREKQQEQGSKSRQRNGHQWSLQARQWGEEALDEPQQRSHVWESSNLEPEFKLVGRCELREETQVCFTRSNFKPRPPFPSPPPPQPANCRKEELWSRGLLSLGAVTQLRVTVPFGGAASALGLKALVVWGQPAHCCPAEEVERIKRVHEASERKLPRPVFFTSSDSQTKPPLQAGSPPSDLSIPEEFLDPITQEVMLLPMLLPSGVSVDNTTLEEHQKREATWGRPPNDPFTGVPFTSTSQPLPNPQLKSRIDHFLLQKGMIRRDGMLGRQGDGENPQASRLIASKVDEQSQKSMCLSKSSTNTTRNTNRTTQLENTGLGHSSDNGNHTYTSQPLTPDSKSELERRKKRDLSGISKGSTEGLAAEKQLLPQTKRPRNDAVSFPSCSSHEQRLSASLDEALFSALQGRPCFTSNVSQQKRVTPDSEPPNTSQHRQTTGTPSMPTGERTCSACSCSVSVYSKSASSIYRLTCTHLLCYSCLRRESQPLNSVTVSTSNHILCPACQSPTPRSDIVRVHH
- the ubox5 gene encoding RING finger protein 37 isoform X1, encoding MVLNLCLPHFYTTAHCDKLCADGYDVTNLVSADPALRRRGFKLEYFLRPPVQVTLKFGFQVELCRVDVQLWPWGMDRGQACKRLEISTSSDWLPSQTFGPGHKQVQQKEQMQMQVKNQSEQNREKQQEQGSKSRQRNGHQWSLQARQWGEEALDEPQQRSHVWESSNLEPEFKLVGRCELREETQVCFTRSNFKPRPPFPSPPPPQPANCRKEELWSRGLLSLGAVTQLRVTVPFGGAASALGLKALVVWGQPAHCCPAEEVERIKRVHEASERKLPRPVFFTSSDSQTKPPLQAGSPPRHVDLSIPEEFLDPITQEVMLLPMLLPSGVSVDNTTLEEHQKREATWGRPPNDPFTGVPFTSTSQPLPNPQLKSRIDHFLLQKGMIRRDGMLGRQGDGENPQASRLIASKVDEQSQKSMCLSKSSTNTTRNTNRTTQLENTGLGHSSDNGNHTYTSQPLTPDSKSELERRKKRDLSGISKGSTEGLAAEKQLLPQTKRPRNDAVSFPSCSSHEQRLSASLDEALFSALQGRPCFTSNVSQQKRVTPDSEPPNTSQHRQTTGTPSMPTGERTCSACSCSVSVYSKSASSIYRLTCTHLLCYSCLRRESQPLNSVTVSTSNHILCPACQSPTPRSDIVRVHH